In one window of Halorubrum sp. BV1 DNA:
- a CDS encoding Piwi domain-containing protein yields MTEFSYDIVEDEYGEKLAIRFEYDENIINRLNELSWDTTHRTWNPDVSAWTIEPTPASIQAFEDEFDVSVPDEYRSDQSAGGDEETDRKSDSNTSDFDTTAEQRSATTSESTGSDYEEDAAIEDALVDTRDISASGHGLTTYPAAQRIDDVPVYVYNVLIATGDQAQSAAERRRRAYVAMREIREEYGDRAPPMAYAGDLEVVALHPIPGDGILESEGVRELKEAGERTLELSNQAERAQIQRLVEEAFKQRVGDQDFVVHGMHKILKGDPIPIQAGTGNFRLHERFDCAITVASSGRVYLHVNPKTRVQTDYTLDKVENHRLYPGLRLVATYNGRGYRLGRVQPERARDPTIDAETSVVDYHRDENPLVDDVTVEQIDSSNRRVVTAYPMGSGRKQTFPQELLALQGHTANLANFDGDFWSEAQPKMRRSASARVEDAVEFARQVGDVPFDGTTLSFPADAPLFAGDSHFRVEQLYETDAEVLKFANGRLGDHPNEVGQKGVYEPPAPFNVLYVYPQQLEGDQADSFWNTFSRKLRSMGAEPDSRSDITFEPTPKSDGPGDVDIQVGRQIASDHDYDAALVVLPPEEGALTSFYQPYDELKEVLAEKGLHSQMIDRKSMKETGYHQNIALGLISAAGGIPFTVEGSLPGDADLYLAFDVGQYFDDDDDGLQDGIRVGASVTAITNEGAVLGYAHTGPQAGERIPASALRRIARQSLLGYEEHRGDAPDHIAIHRDGFMNDPIEPALGFLDERGISYDVVEVRKQAPARIVNQEGGLANPDKAIACINDEQHLAYIATYGQPEPLAKGTTGTPRPITVERKHGGTDIETLTRQVYLLAQCHIGVANTTTRLPITTAYADRAATAAAKGHLPMTSDLETGIGFL; encoded by the coding sequence ATGACCGAGTTTTCCTACGACATCGTCGAAGACGAATACGGCGAAAAACTGGCGATCAGGTTCGAGTACGACGAGAACATCATAAATCGGCTGAATGAGCTCTCGTGGGACACGACTCATCGTACCTGGAATCCAGACGTCAGTGCGTGGACGATCGAGCCGACGCCGGCGAGTATCCAAGCGTTCGAAGATGAGTTCGACGTGAGCGTCCCGGACGAGTACAGGTCCGATCAGAGCGCTGGTGGAGATGAGGAAACTGACAGAAAATCGGATTCGAATACGAGTGACTTCGATACGACAGCCGAGCAGAGGAGCGCCACCACCAGCGAGAGTACGGGGTCTGATTATGAGGAGGACGCAGCTATTGAAGACGCCCTTGTCGACACGCGCGATATATCGGCCAGCGGTCACGGATTAACCACGTATCCCGCGGCTCAGCGTATCGACGACGTGCCTGTTTACGTCTATAACGTCCTCATTGCGACAGGAGACCAAGCGCAGTCGGCCGCCGAACGGCGTCGACGAGCGTACGTCGCTATGCGTGAAATCCGCGAAGAGTACGGCGACCGTGCGCCACCGATGGCGTACGCTGGCGACCTCGAGGTCGTGGCCCTCCATCCGATTCCCGGCGATGGCATCCTCGAAAGCGAGGGCGTGCGAGAGCTCAAAGAAGCAGGGGAGCGAACACTCGAGTTGTCGAACCAAGCGGAGCGAGCCCAAATCCAGCGCCTCGTAGAGGAAGCATTCAAGCAACGTGTCGGCGACCAAGATTTCGTCGTTCACGGGATGCACAAGATCCTCAAAGGAGACCCCATCCCGATTCAGGCTGGAACCGGGAACTTCCGCCTGCACGAGCGCTTCGACTGCGCCATCACGGTCGCCTCGTCGGGAAGGGTTTACCTCCACGTGAATCCGAAAACTCGGGTTCAAACCGACTACACGCTCGACAAAGTCGAGAACCACCGACTCTATCCCGGTCTGCGACTCGTCGCAACCTACAACGGCCGCGGGTATCGACTCGGTCGCGTTCAGCCCGAGCGCGCTCGCGACCCGACGATCGACGCTGAGACGAGTGTCGTCGACTACCATCGAGACGAAAACCCGCTCGTCGACGACGTGACGGTCGAGCAAATCGATAGCTCGAACCGTCGGGTCGTGACCGCATACCCCATGGGTTCAGGTAGAAAACAGACGTTCCCTCAAGAACTGCTGGCCCTTCAGGGTCATACCGCGAACCTCGCGAACTTCGACGGCGACTTCTGGTCGGAAGCGCAGCCGAAGATGCGCCGTTCCGCTTCCGCTCGTGTCGAGGACGCCGTCGAGTTCGCCCGGCAAGTCGGTGACGTCCCGTTCGACGGGACGACCCTGTCCTTCCCCGCTGACGCACCGCTGTTCGCCGGCGACTCTCACTTCCGCGTCGAACAACTGTACGAGACCGACGCCGAGGTTCTCAAGTTCGCTAACGGCCGCCTCGGTGACCACCCGAACGAAGTCGGTCAGAAAGGAGTCTACGAACCACCAGCGCCGTTCAACGTCCTCTACGTCTACCCGCAGCAACTGGAGGGCGATCAAGCTGATTCGTTCTGGAACACGTTCTCACGGAAACTCCGATCCATGGGCGCCGAACCGGACAGCCGGTCGGACATCACGTTCGAGCCGACGCCCAAAAGCGACGGGCCAGGCGATGTCGACATCCAGGTTGGCCGCCAAATCGCGAGCGACCACGACTACGACGCCGCACTGGTGGTACTCCCTCCAGAAGAGGGCGCACTGACCTCGTTCTACCAGCCCTATGACGAGCTCAAAGAGGTCCTTGCTGAGAAGGGGCTTCACTCCCAGATGATCGACCGGAAGTCGATGAAGGAGACGGGCTACCACCAGAATATCGCCCTGGGGCTAATCAGTGCAGCTGGCGGGATCCCGTTCACCGTGGAAGGTTCGCTACCGGGCGATGCCGACCTCTATCTCGCGTTCGACGTCGGCCAGTATTTCGACGACGATGACGACGGCCTACAGGACGGCATCCGCGTCGGCGCGTCCGTGACCGCGATTACGAACGAGGGCGCAGTTCTCGGGTACGCCCACACGGGCCCCCAGGCAGGCGAACGCATCCCCGCATCGGCCCTCCGCCGGATTGCCAGGCAGTCGCTGTTAGGGTACGAAGAGCACCGTGGCGACGCCCCCGACCATATCGCTATCCATCGTGACGGCTTCATGAACGACCCGATCGAACCGGCCCTCGGGTTCCTCGACGAGCGCGGCATCTCATACGACGTCGTCGAGGTACGCAAGCAGGCGCCCGCTCGTATCGTTAATCAGGAGGGCGGCCTCGCGAACCCTGACAAGGCGATTGCCTGCATTAACGACGAGCAGCATCTCGCGTATATCGCGACGTACGGCCAACCCGAACCACTCGCTAAAGGAACGACCGGGACGCCGCGACCGATCACGGTTGAGCGTAAGCATGGGGGGACCGACATCGAGACGCTCACGCGCCAGGTGTATCTCCTGGCCCAGTGCCATATCGGCGTCGCGAACACGACGACGCGACTACCAATCACAACGGCTTATGCGGACCGTGCCGCGACCGCGGCGGCGAAGGGGCACCTCCCAATGACGTCTGACTTGGAGACTGGCATCGGCTTCCTCTAA
- a CDS encoding DUF2797 domain-containing protein produces MEGTQATFGSYSSPRVAVDAASITGIIDFVSWYNDKPALKFAQPGVPIHQRPDLPLSELVGTEVRVTISEDQYCTQCGEVTNNSPCADCTGEPPHATCVMHPATHCEYKGCPYPDYKQRSCSHTHLVYLAATDRIKVGICRESRVRCRWAEQGASHAIPLARAPNRKAAGIIEKAIGDEWPQRRRHEWYQPMENSVDRLADDALATAALIPEKLQPCYFWDNSDRQDVRDAVVDVPSIEAPALDQRLTTNQYSLSAGESREGRVLGIRGGLLATDSFVANLKGHSSHVVTIETDDPFFEDTDLRVQQNEEEHSQEREQPSEYIPVSKEGAA; encoded by the coding sequence ATGGAAGGAACGCAGGCGACGTTCGGCTCTTATAGCTCCCCGCGGGTCGCAGTGGATGCCGCGTCGATAACCGGGATTATCGACTTCGTCTCCTGGTATAATGACAAACCCGCACTCAAATTCGCCCAACCGGGCGTCCCGATTCACCAACGCCCAGACCTCCCGTTATCCGAACTCGTGGGGACAGAAGTTCGAGTAACGATCTCCGAAGACCAATACTGTACGCAGTGCGGCGAAGTTACCAATAATTCCCCCTGCGCCGACTGTACAGGAGAACCGCCGCACGCGACATGCGTGATGCACCCTGCGACCCATTGCGAGTACAAAGGCTGTCCCTACCCAGACTACAAGCAGCGGTCATGCTCGCATACGCATCTCGTCTACCTCGCGGCGACCGACCGGATCAAGGTCGGTATTTGTCGGGAGTCTCGAGTTCGTTGTCGCTGGGCCGAACAAGGTGCCTCCCACGCGATCCCGCTCGCTCGTGCGCCTAACCGAAAGGCTGCTGGGATTATCGAGAAGGCCATCGGCGATGAGTGGCCGCAGCGCCGTCGCCACGAGTGGTATCAGCCGATGGAGAACAGCGTCGATCGACTCGCAGACGACGCCCTCGCTACGGCGGCGTTGATCCCGGAAAAGCTCCAGCCCTGCTACTTCTGGGACAACAGCGACCGCCAAGACGTTCGTGACGCCGTCGTCGACGTTCCCTCTATCGAGGCACCGGCCCTCGACCAGCGACTGACGACCAACCAATACTCGCTGTCCGCGGGAGAATCGCGAGAGGGCAGAGTGCTGGGGATTCGCGGCGGTCTGTTGGCTACCGATTCGTTCGTCGCTAACCTAAAGGGACACAGTAGTCACGTGGTCACGATCGAAACGGACGACCCGTTCTTCGAAGACACCGACCTGCGCGTTCAGCAAAACGAAGAGGAGCATTCGCAGGAACGTGAACAGCCATCTGAGTACATTCCTGTCTCGAAGGAGGGTGCTGCATGA
- a CDS encoding DUF6293 family protein encodes MSADSQNSRSGDESVSFEGLNVSDRVHIVPLGYEYERVTVPAIRMRADRVYLIYHEGDDPDERPGYYEDIHGDLAAAGISVDDDNVCNIFDLYDTLRTVAELIQANQEHEVYVNLASGGKVTAIAGMIACMVTGGAEPIYVSASEYGQDKEDPVAKNVTSISRLPTYPIQAPSRDPLRLLQYVVEEGPVTKQDCIEFAVAAGIDPLAEHEGDDTRGLYRLLDSHLLDSLREDRYVETYKKGRNKYVEATEEGQNTFEAFAYMLNES; translated from the coding sequence ATGTCCGCAGACAGCCAAAATTCGCGATCAGGCGATGAATCGGTCTCTTTTGAAGGCCTGAACGTTTCCGACCGCGTCCACATCGTTCCGTTGGGTTACGAGTACGAACGCGTCACTGTCCCAGCGATTCGTATGCGTGCAGACCGCGTGTATCTCATCTACCACGAAGGGGACGATCCCGATGAACGCCCCGGCTATTATGAGGATATTCATGGAGATTTGGCGGCAGCTGGGATTAGCGTTGACGACGACAACGTCTGCAACATCTTCGACTTGTATGATACCCTGCGAACGGTCGCCGAGCTCATCCAAGCGAATCAAGAACACGAGGTCTACGTCAATCTCGCTTCGGGAGGGAAGGTCACGGCGATTGCAGGCATGATCGCCTGTATGGTTACGGGCGGCGCCGAACCGATCTACGTGAGTGCCTCTGAGTACGGGCAAGACAAGGAGGATCCAGTGGCGAAAAACGTAACGAGCATCTCGCGACTACCGACGTACCCGATTCAAGCGCCGTCTCGCGACCCTCTCCGGTTACTTCAGTATGTAGTCGAAGAAGGACCGGTGACCAAGCAAGATTGCATCGAGTTCGCTGTCGCCGCAGGAATCGATCCGCTCGCCGAGCACGAAGGAGACGACACACGCGGCTTGTACCGTTTGCTGGACTCGCACTTGCTTGACTCGCTTCGAGAGGATCGATACGTAGAGACGTACAAGAAAGGGCGGAATAAATACGTGGAGGCGACTGAGGAGGGCCAGAATACCTTCGAAGCGTTCGCATACATGCTTAACGAAAGCTGA
- a CDS encoding 26S protease regulatory subunit, which yields MSKINDDSNDQTTGDSAETESTCFPWQSPSSRSFDDVGGLDSIKEQLERLVVRPLIENREEYARLNVTVPNVLLYGPPGTGKTYLTEALVGEIGYPFVKITPSIVQSRFVNESAERVRDLFTEAREIAEQYGHAVIFIDEVDVVLGSRDIANAHHEDQKVVNEFLTFLEESGQQNVYVVAATNRRERLDEAAVRAGRFDREFHIGIPGAETRREIFRTHLEGRPNTVSDDDLTWCVENTEKWNGAEIAITIDEAARRAVERGGDTIQHEDLVDAIIDQTSERVPSNIPL from the coding sequence ATGAGCAAAATCAACGACGATTCCAACGACCAAACAACCGGAGACAGTGCAGAGACAGAATCAACCTGCTTCCCATGGCAGTCGCCCTCGTCCAGATCGTTCGACGATGTCGGGGGACTAGACAGCATCAAAGAACAGCTCGAGCGGCTAGTCGTCCGGCCGTTAATTGAGAATCGCGAAGAGTACGCTCGCCTCAACGTCACGGTCCCGAACGTATTGCTCTACGGCCCGCCTGGAACAGGGAAGACGTACCTGACCGAAGCCCTCGTCGGTGAAATCGGGTACCCCTTTGTCAAAATCACACCCTCGATCGTTCAAAGTCGCTTCGTCAACGAGAGCGCGGAACGCGTTCGTGACCTATTCACTGAAGCTCGAGAAATCGCAGAGCAGTACGGTCACGCTGTCATCTTCATCGACGAGGTCGACGTCGTTCTCGGCTCTCGCGACATAGCAAACGCCCACCACGAGGACCAGAAGGTTGTCAACGAGTTTCTCACCTTCCTCGAGGAGTCCGGGCAGCAGAACGTCTACGTCGTCGCTGCGACGAATCGTCGCGAACGACTTGACGAAGCGGCCGTCCGAGCAGGCCGGTTCGACAGAGAGTTCCACATCGGCATCCCCGGCGCCGAAACTCGGCGTGAGATTTTCCGCACTCACCTTGAGGGCCGACCGAACACCGTGAGTGATGACGACCTCACGTGGTGCGTGGAGAACACCGAGAAGTGGAACGGGGCTGAAATCGCCATCACGATTGACGAGGCAGCGCGGCGGGCCGTCGAGCGTGGTGGTGACACCATCCAGCACGAAGACCTCGTCGACGCGATCATCGATCAAACTTCAGAACGAGTCCCGAGTAACATTCCACTGTAG
- a CDS encoding homing endonuclease associated repeat-containing protein: MGGVTREDLLDALHRLAEELGETPTSVEMNDQGEYWASQYQNEFGGWNDALREAGLELNQPRKVPTDDLLNEIRRLARELNRTPTKEQMDDRGEYYGRSYLKRFGSWNEAIRQAGLEPNERIPESTFREPPDACQLCGELPDAGLDFHHWRYGENKAGCYLCRECHDDVHAGGARPDKDPGWLMNAVENLIGCHAKHSEEISAQAITTRYNIPSQGLVESVMSNMGA; this comes from the coding sequence ATGGGAGGGGTTACGCGAGAGGATCTGCTTGATGCCCTTCATCGACTTGCGGAGGAACTCGGTGAAACCCCGACGAGCGTTGAGATGAATGATCAAGGGGAGTATTGGGCATCGCAGTATCAAAATGAGTTTGGGGGGTGGAATGATGCTCTTCGTGAGGCTGGGTTGGAACTGAATCAGCCGAGGAAAGTGCCGACGGATGATTTATTGAATGAGATTAGGCGGCTTGCTAGGGAACTTAATCGAACCCCGACGAAAGAACAGATGGATGACCGGGGAGAGTATTACGGTCGAAGTTATCTAAAGCGGTTCGGGAGTTGGAATGAGGCAATTCGTCAAGCGGGGTTAGAACCGAATGAGCGAATTCCGGAATCTACGTTCCGAGAACCGCCGGACGCATGCCAGCTGTGTGGCGAGCTTCCCGACGCCGGATTGGATTTTCACCATTGGCGATATGGGGAGAACAAAGCCGGGTGTTACCTCTGTCGGGAGTGTCACGATGATGTCCATGCTGGCGGTGCGCGACCAGACAAAGATCCAGGGTGGTTGATGAACGCTGTCGAGAACTTGATCGGCTGTCACGCGAAACACTCAGAAGAAATTAGTGCCCAAGCAATCACCACTCGTTACAATATTCCTTCGCAGGGGCTTGTAGAGTCCGTGATGTCGAATATGGGAGCATGA
- a CDS encoding competence protein CoiA family protein has protein sequence MPFTATHNGERVLPHEAKSADSLVCPVCDDAMSVVAEHRRRGGFVARHFRHQTNDECRGESIPHLRMKAIAFSKLVTTYPDADVSIEKPVGPRRADVLVEFPEPRQPLGKGIAVEVQHRNNSKDLFATDQDYYDEGFSVLWLSEQHYSDYDVAIDHVQPVWPKALPQLRGYDGLSWPVMDEPSTPEIQVSLPPDYLDHHQPSIREAFERGQRQRSNRSWTTHRQVWLSTPRQPTKRSLQFAEAPAGGFYLKLSKGKKGERPEFVHVPLSEGDVDSLQNVPEVVSSALEKDQTEGEWQDQEVCWLKAYDDPVTAWLKVVSTPDNGYLLELGKKDANGQSDQVKTSFTPSEKFQYNIRDFFDGLEPYLSKE, from the coding sequence ATGCCCTTCACAGCGACCCACAATGGCGAACGTGTCCTCCCTCACGAAGCCAAATCTGCTGATTCACTCGTCTGTCCGGTTTGCGACGACGCGATGAGTGTCGTCGCTGAACACCGGCGACGTGGCGGCTTCGTCGCCCGACACTTCCGCCATCAGACCAACGATGAGTGCCGCGGTGAGTCGATTCCGCACCTGCGAATGAAGGCAATCGCCTTCTCCAAGCTCGTAACCACTTACCCAGACGCGGACGTCAGTATCGAGAAACCAGTCGGCCCTCGTAGAGCAGATGTTCTCGTCGAATTTCCAGAGCCGCGTCAACCGCTCGGGAAGGGAATTGCCGTCGAAGTTCAGCATCGGAATAATTCGAAGGACCTCTTCGCGACTGACCAGGATTACTACGACGAGGGATTCAGCGTCCTCTGGCTTTCCGAACAGCATTATTCCGATTACGACGTCGCCATCGATCACGTTCAGCCGGTCTGGCCGAAGGCTCTTCCTCAGCTTCGTGGATACGACGGGCTTTCGTGGCCAGTCATGGATGAGCCCTCTACTCCTGAAATCCAGGTTTCGCTTCCTCCGGACTACTTAGACCACCACCAGCCGTCGATTCGTGAGGCGTTCGAACGAGGGCAGCGCCAGCGATCAAACAGGTCTTGGACGACTCATCGGCAAGTATGGCTGAGTACGCCACGTCAGCCGACGAAACGGTCCTTACAATTTGCTGAAGCGCCGGCCGGCGGGTTCTACTTGAAGCTGAGTAAAGGGAAGAAGGGAGAACGGCCTGAGTTCGTCCACGTTCCGCTTAGTGAGGGAGACGTCGACAGCCTTCAGAACGTCCCCGAAGTGGTCAGCTCAGCCCTCGAAAAAGACCAGACCGAGGGCGAATGGCAGGATCAGGAGGTCTGCTGGCTCAAAGCTTACGACGACCCCGTGACGGCGTGGCTGAAAGTCGTTTCCACTCCTGACAACGGCTATCTCTTGGAACTGGGGAAGAAGGACGCAAATGGACAATCAGATCAAGTAAAAACGTCATTCACCCCCTCAGAGAAGTTCCAGTACAATATTCGTGACTTCTTCGACGGTCTCGAACCCTACCTTTCGAAGGAGTAG
- a CDS encoding ParA family protein, with translation MSARVASFLDKGGTGKTTSIAHLGVALAEQGHEVLLIDLAGKQGDLAKAFGVWEDVQTSIEDDDAWPNISTVFDDAWETIVEKLGDEAVEELIVQAEEGVDLIPAHPGLDTLDAELANIDDASDRYSRFKHFLDDYIDQLGYDAVLIDLPGMTTNVTYNGLWAAQNVLAPVEMGPFEAEQVGALRDDLAKVEANFDVNVDLAMVLPNRVDSRTKLAGEYQDAYQEEYPDAIAPEYVPSSQDIRNATEQGQSIFALENPSGTAREAREAYRTNAEALVERVSED, from the coding sequence ATGAGCGCAAGAGTAGCCAGCTTCCTCGATAAAGGCGGTACTGGGAAAACAACTAGCATCGCTCATCTCGGCGTTGCACTCGCTGAGCAGGGGCATGAAGTCCTGCTCATTGACCTCGCCGGCAAACAGGGTGACCTCGCAAAGGCATTCGGCGTCTGGGAAGATGTACAAACCAGCATTGAGGACGACGACGCCTGGCCGAACATCTCGACAGTCTTCGACGACGCCTGGGAAACAATCGTCGAAAAGCTCGGCGATGAGGCTGTCGAGGAACTCATCGTACAGGCCGAGGAGGGCGTTGACCTGATCCCGGCGCACCCCGGATTGGATACGCTCGACGCGGAACTTGCGAACATCGACGACGCTTCCGACCGGTACTCCCGGTTCAAGCACTTCCTTGACGACTACATCGACCAGCTCGGCTACGACGCCGTACTGATCGACCTACCAGGCATGACGACGAACGTGACCTACAACGGGCTCTGGGCGGCACAGAACGTGCTTGCTCCCGTCGAGATGGGGCCGTTCGAGGCCGAACAGGTTGGCGCGTTACGTGACGATCTCGCGAAGGTCGAGGCCAACTTCGACGTCAACGTCGACTTGGCGATGGTTCTCCCGAATAGAGTCGACTCACGCACGAAACTCGCTGGCGAGTACCAGGATGCCTACCAAGAGGAGTACCCCGACGCCATCGCGCCAGAGTACGTCCCTTCTTCGCAGGACATCCGGAACGCGACTGAACAGGGGCAGTCAATCTTCGCATTAGAGAACCCAAGTGGAACGGCGCGAGAAGCACGTGAGGCATACCGGACCAATGCTGAAGCGCTCGTCGAGCGCGTCAGTGAGGACTGA